AGAAAATCAGGAAGCCGGAAATTGAAATGTAGTGCCTAGCGTTTTTGCCCTATTGACAGATTGCCTTTCTCCGGATATACTTCTTTTATGTATATCCGGGTGAAATCCTCAAAGCTCAGTCCGCGAAAATCGGTCCAGATCGTCAAATCCGTCCGCACCGGGAAACGGGTCTCCCAGGTCATTCTCCAGCACGTGGGAATAGCCCACGACGAGAAGCAGCTCTCCGAGCTCCGGGAACTGGGGCGGAAGCTCATTCTGGAGATGGAGGAGAGAGAGCAGCCCTCTCTTCCGGGGTTCTCCCTCCTCGAGAACGAAGAGGCGTGGGAGCGGCCGGTCGGCGACGGGGAGCGGGTCAACCTCCGGGGGATGAAGAACCTGGAACAGGTGACGGAAGGGCCCGGAGAAGTCGTGGAGAGCCTGTTCTCCTCCCTGGGTTTCGAGGAGATCTTCGGGGTATCCAGCCGGGGGAAGGGGAACACGGAAGTCCTGAAGAAATGCCTCGCCTGCGCCCTCGCCAATCCTTCGAGCAAGCGGGGGATGTCCCGCTGGCTGGAGGACGAGGGCGGAACGGACGTGCCGCTGAACAGGATTTACCGCATGATGGACGCCCTGGCGAAGAAGACGGACCGGGTGAGGGAGATCGTGGCGCGGGAGACCACGTCCCTCTTTGAGACGAAGGCGTCGCTGCTGCTCTTCGATGTGACCACCCTCTATTTCGAAAGCTTTGAAGCGGATGACCTGAGGGTGTCCGGGTACAGCAAGGACAACAGGATACAGGAGACCCAGGTGGTGCTGGCCCTGGCGGTGACGCCGGAAGGATTTCCCCTCTGGTACGACCTCTTCCCTGGAAACACCTTTGAAGGGCACACCCTTGTGCCTGTGCTCAGGAGGTGCATGGAAACCTTCTCCCCCCGGCAGACGGTGGTGGTGGCGGACCGGGCGATGTTCACGGAA
This region of Aminivibrio pyruvatiphilus genomic DNA includes:
- a CDS encoding IS1634 family transposase — translated: MKSSKLSPRKSVQIVKSVRTGKRVSQVILQHVGIAHDEKQLSELRELGRKLILEMEEREQPSLPGFSLLENEEAWERPVGDGERVNLRGMKNLEQVTEGPGEVVESLFSSLGFEEIFGVSSRGKGNTEVLKKCLACALANPSSKRGMSRWLEDEGGTDVPLNRIYRMMDALAKKTDRVREIVARETTSLFETKASLLLFDVTTLYFESFEADDLRVSGYSKDNRIQETQVVLALAVTPEGFPLWYDLFPGNTFEGHTLVPVLRRCMETFSPRQTVVVADRAMFTEENLHEVEKAGCSFVVGAKLRGLSRTMRDKILDAGNYSPLPGGSPVFPEGKNEREERE